GCCCTGAAAGGCGGTAATTTAATGCTGGATGCACAGTTGTAACGTTATGTGCCCTAAATCTCCGTTTATTCTGCAGCTCTATAGTCTCGACTGGTGACTCGTACGCCCCTAAAAGTCACTATATAGATGCTTGCTCCGATGATACACAGAGTGGAAAGGCTCGCTGCGTTTGCTCCGGTCCTCTGCAGGCTCTGCGGGTCTTTTGCTCTAATCTTCTAGGCTCCCCTTTCGGCCGCTGTACCTATACACATCCGGCCCTTGCTCCGTAGGCCTGCTCCTTGAGTTTTCAACCCTGCAAATTCGCCAATTTGCGAGAACAAACGGTCCCAAAAAAGCCTTTAATCGCCTGAACCCCTGGATACTAGACACGTATTTTGTGCAGCTAAAACCCCTTTAAATAACCCGCAACTAAAACTACGAGACAAAAACCCTGCGATCTAAAAATTCGTCGCCGAAAAAGCCACAAAACACGAGAAATGGCAGAGAAAACGGCCGTTGGCAAGTCTTGGGTGGAAGCCCAGGGCCACACACTGCAGAGGGGAGTTTCTGGGCCTGCGTTCACTTTTAATGTTTTTGTGGTTTAAAGACTAAATTTTCTGTCACTGGAGAAATTTCCAGCTAAATGTGTGCCCATTCAAGGCCTTTGCGggaagagtaggatgaGTGGACGAGTAACGGCGGATGCTCCGCGCCCTGCAGGAGATTTTGCGGAAAACGTCGGCGATGGCAACGTTTCGGTGCATTTTGAGGCGACAAAGTCCACCCAGAGCGGAGATGCGGGGGACAAAAGTGGGTGTGAGGAGATGATGGACAAGGAGGCAATTTTCGAGGCCTTACCATTTAATTCTGATGGCGTAGCAATGGTAAAAAGGGGTAGAAGGGGTGCTAAAGGCCCAGACGGACGCGGGGAGCAAGAAACTGCCAAGGAAGAGTCTGGAGCTCCGAATGCCACTAAAGTCGAATCTGGCCAGGATCAAGAGGCTGCACCCATTGAAGACGGCTATCAGCTTATATGCGAGTCTGAGAAGGGCCCTGGCTACTGCGAGAGGGACAATGAGGAGGGCGAAAAGATTTCATCGAGATCCACGATTTATGACGATATGCTAAAGATTTACGTGGACCGTTCCAGGAGTATAACCTATGAGGAGAACCCAAGCAGAGACCCAATGGTCTGGTTTTCACTCTTTATTCTGGCGTCTAATCCCCTAGTCGCCATTTACCTCCTCTACCATTTCAACAATTGGCAACCATGGGCTGGTCGTTCGGCCTTTTCCGATGGCTCTGTAATTACCACTGTATCTTCAGTTATTTCTGGAGCAAAATCTGATGCTGCAGCTGAAGGGCTCTCTCTCTCGACAAAGTTCCCGCTCAAGGGGCTTGCCACTAGTTGGTTGGCGCTTTCCGGCGGAGCATCTGCAGTCGCAGCTCCTGCTTCCATTGTAAGAATCGCAAGTTCGTTTGCGAGACTTGTGCAGGAGTACGCGTTTTTCGAAGTTTTTGGAGAAATTGGCTTTGCGCTCTTCAGTCTCGTCCTCATTATACTTTGCAGATTGCCGTGCAGCGATAAGAAATATCGTATCCAGTCGGTTCTCCCATGCATTGCCATGCTCTACATGGTGATTTACAAGATTCTGGCTCTCTACGTTCTAACCACCGGGATTCGTCTACTTCTTTTTTACTTGTTTATCGTGGCTCTTCCGGAACTCCCTATTCCCCAATTTGCCACTCAGATTTTGGCCATATCTATAGGCGGGGACGATGCTAAAATGTTTAGGGAGCTTTATAAAATGGACATGGAGGGGCATTTCTGGCTTATGGTCTTTTGCGCTgaaaacatttacattacTGTGACAGATACAATTGAGCTATTTTACACACTCTCAAGGATGGCATCCAGAGGTACGAGACGATTGGTTGCAAAGCTAAAGAGACAGCAGGAATCGCTATACTATACTCTTGCCCCCGGCGATGCTACAGAGTATACCGGTGCATGCAGTAGCTGCTCCTACCTATTAATGGAAAACCCAGCAGAATCTGACCCTCATGAAAAGTATATTCATAGCATGTACAATGATAGGACCGACGTTGGCACCTACCTGAAGAATATCGACATTAAAGAATATAGTCGGGGACTCGAGAATTTTTCGGCAAAAATTCTAAAACAGGGGCAGGAATGAACATATCGCATCTTGTATTCGTTAAATGTATGCTCTGTGAGCATGAGAATGCTGGTCTAATTGGTGGATGGTTTGTTTGTGTACTAGACGACCGCatggagtctctagaatgaGCGCAGCGAATATGCTTCAGTATTGGATCCTGTGTCTTCACAATGTTTGGTAGAGGAATGAGTTGGCATACCCTTACTCCCTAGTGATGGTATAGGCTCCCTCTGTACACTCGCTAcgctcattccatagtgatgCATTCCCTATCTCATAACCTTGCATTGTGATACTCTCTCCCTGTAAGAGTACCATGTTCCGTATTTAAACCAGTGGATCGTTTTTGTCTCGATTCCATCGCTGTAGAGAGCAGTAACAGTAATTCTCGGAGCACCGGCTCTGCCTTCCCAGAGCACATCCTTTTCCAATAGGTTCTCGGTATCGTCTTCCAAAATGTATCCACCATATTTGATCACGCCGATTGAAAAGTATGGGAGCATTTCAGTCTTTATGCTGTAGAGCGTTGAAAGGAATCGTGGGCCAGTTCCACCGTCTTCCCAAATTCTACTCCCTAAAACTGTACCTTCAGCCTGACTGCTCGTTCCCTCTCCAGGGTCATCTTCTCGTGGTATAAAAAGTTCTACTTTGATGTATTCATGGGCTGCTTGTGCCAGAATTTCAAGGTCTATGTACCTCTTTTCGACTCTCTCATAGGATCTACGACCTGGTTTCCGTATAAACTCCCTGATTTTACTTGTAAAACCACCGAGTCGTCTTCTGTATCGATTTGAGATGCGCACAAACATGGAGTTGTCAGGGCCAGGTAGTGTCAAAACGTATTTACTCATTGATTCCTGATCAACTGAGTCTATCAATGTCCCTAAATGAATGTGATGTGTACGAGTGAAACgagtataatgtgagctatggaatagcgaacaCCGTCGTTAGACggagtcccgaagaatgagggtCCAGAGCGACCATAAGGGAGCTCTTCTGTccagtaggattaaggtcattactggagtacaacggaaggaagaatgacctaccgacgtcgaagactagggagtagatCATGACTATCTGACCAGAGGAAGGATAGGAATGATGGCGAGTATATGAGCTTAGCAAGTAGAAAAGGACTGAaagtatacagagtatgGAATCCCGTCCATCTCTGCAGAGACAATGGAGCTCATTCATTGGTGATGAATGTTCCAACCCCTCGTTCCTTGGGACATTGCGAATACGCAATGACCGTCTCGCTATTGTTGCATGATAGACAACTCAATGCTTGGCATTTAGCCGTCACTCCTATCCACCCTTCATTCGGATAGTCGCTCTGGCTCCACCTAGCTCCGCTACTAGTTCGTATTATGCTACGGACATCGCATTAACTTACCACCATCTTTGACTGAACCGATAATGTGAGTATGTCTGCAATAATGGCTAATGGTATAATTCGTTCCTCCTGGGTATCTCGTAGATGGAAATACCCCAATCCTCTTTTGCCTTTGCTCCGCTATATCCAGGTCCACTTCTACCCTTTCCTGATAAGGGTTTATTGAAATTACCCGTCTGAACGGCAGGAGCGTTATGAGCGTTAGCGAAGCAAAAGCCACGAAAGCTGCCATTTATTATACCCTGAGACCGAGAACAAGAGAGTACACCCCAAAGAGTTATGTGGCTGAGAGCAAAAGTGCATGCACAAATTTCGGGTATATTCTGAGGGTAAGTGGAGCAGTTTTCTGCATAACGAGTCGGAGAATAGTGAGTGCGGCTGAATAACAAAAAAGTACATGAAAGTATTGCGATATTCTCAAGCACCACGTTGTAGAATTGTAGGCATCAATCTTGCCGTTTATGGAGGCCTTTGTATTCATCCACTCATTCCTGACCATAATAAGGCATAAGAACTCGTCTAAGTCACAAAAGGAGGGGTTTCTCGCGCAGAGAATGGCATCCATTTTGCCACTCCTGTACTTATTCCGTAAACGCCACTAGCGGGAATATTCCTAGCAAACTTGGAGGAAAAGAATCAGTAGGATATAGacaaaatgtacaagaattAAAATATGAGCATACCAAGGGTAAGACCAGTTAGTGAACCTACGGTGGCCGAGGTTACACGATTGTCCTTTGCGTCAATGTATTCCTTCAAAAACGCGAGCCTTTCGTGAAGATTCTCCTTGATGAAAGCAGAAAGTGTATTCCACACTGAAACCATGCGAGATGAAAGCTCCTTTGGGATTACAACATAACCGTGACCGTTTAGGACCTAAATGTTTTTATGAAGACATGGCATGTATGTGGGATGGAtatagaaaatgataaaggtAGTAATGTTTCCACATGGTTTATGCAGTAGCTGAGCGAAGTAAGGGAGTGAGAGAATGGATTAATGGCATTTTCCTAGTCGGTATCTATGGTTGAGAGGTaggtatgtttataaagTCTCCATCCTCCGAAAAAAGTTGCGGCAGCTCCGGCAATGGTACCAGAGAAGGCATATCCAGCTAGTACAGAGCTGCCAGCAAGAATTTCAGTAAAAGGAGAAGTATTACAATTAGGAGCAGGATTGGGAAGAGGAGTTTCTTTAGAAGCACCATTAGTAGAAGTAGTATCAgcaggaagaagaggatcAGGAGAAGTAGCAGAGTCAGCCGATTCATTACCAGTTAGACCAGAAGCAAAGCCTACTTCAGGTCCATCTTGATGAGAATTATCTTGATTATTGGTAATATCTGAGCTAAATGAGGGAGCAGTAGGATCAGAGTATTGTTCTCCAAGATCACCTCTAGTAGAGTTAGCATTAGTGAAGCCTGGTGTTTCTACTGCTGAAGGTGTTCTTGGTGAAACTGAACGTCTTATTGGAACAGCTACTGTTCTCAttgttcttcttcctccttctttTACTAAAGCTCCTCTAAAAATTGTTGATGATAGTCCACCTGCTAGTAAACCTGGTACTACCGGTGGTCCAGAGCTGGCAGAAACGTCCTTTTCAGTTTCTTGAACGTCTCTATCAGAGACTTTAAGGATTCTAGATTGAGCATCTTCAGGTTCAGAAGCGGTAAGAAGAGTACGACCATAAACTTTAGCTTCTTTATCAGTTTTACTAACACCCTCAGTACCAACATCTCCTTTACCAGGAACAGTTCTAgatccagtaagaccagCTTGTTCTCCAGGAGAACCAACGACACTATTAACAGTAGCCGTAGCAAGAATATTGGCAGCCAGTTTAAGAGTGTCCTCAGCTAGACCAATAACAGTCTTTACAGTATGCATACCAGCTATAGTGACAAGGCCTGATCCGTATCGTGCATAACTAGCAGCAGTTTTAACAACAGATTCAGATACTTCTCGAGTATCCTGAATCTTTTGAGCCTCTATTTCTTGTTTAACCTCCTCTACAACTTTATTTACCATAGGAATTATTTTATTAGGAGTTAAAGGAATCGGTTTGGGGGTTTTCCTAAGCTGATACAATCTATTTGGAATCTGTGATCCTTGACCTATTGGTTTCctttcatcatcttcaggTCCTTTTGGTTTAAAAAAACCaatatcattttcattagCTTCATTAACAAGTTTATTAAGAGTATTTTCCGGAGAGTCTAATGGTTTATCTCTCATATCTTTTGGGAATAGAACAGTAGTATCTTCGGGAAGGTCTTCAATACGACAGGAAGTTGTGAGAACTCTAGATACTGTCTTAAATTTATCTCTAAATACCTTGTtaatttcatcttcatttcctAAATCGCTAGTAATGGGACTCCATCCATTCTGAGTTATTCTACCGTACCACATATCTTCTGAATAATCTTTGTCTACCTTATACTTGATGTACATACACAGCGGTTCCTTTGGACAAGTCGTTTGATAATACACAGTCACTTCAAGTACGTTTTCAATGGGATATTTAATACCTTTTTGCATTGTTCCATAATTATTGACAATCTTACCAATCGTGAATGGATCATTAACAGCTTTGTGTTCATATCCAATAAAACCGGGGTATGTGTTACGTTGCGTTATTACATTGATTCTCTTATATTTGCAGTTTTCTGTGCAACAATATTTACCATTATTCCGTGATAGATTAATTGTAGTAGCCTTATTACGCAGACAGTTACTCTCAAGAACAGTGGAGTTTAAGTCTTGGACCCTTTTTTTAGTCCACCCACTTCTACCATCCTTGAAGTGATATTCAGTCTCTCCACTCTGTTTATTTACCTTCACAATGAGTGgttttccaaaattatGTTTCCAGTAAAAGGTACTAACTTCCTTAATATCTTCCCGAGGCATTTGTATTGGAAGATCTTTGCCGTTGTACCTAAGGTAAGGTACCCTGAAAGGTTGTCCATTGGTAAATTGTTTGAACTCATAAAAATCAGTTTCATCCGTAAAAAATGTACCTTCGAATCCAACCTTACTCGAGATACAATAACTTCTAAGTTTTCTCCGGTAGATGTCAAGTGATATTGATCCGGTGGATAGACAGCTTAGTTCATCTAGTTTATCTGACAACTGCGAAGGGTCAAAAAAACTCTTATCCTTCTCCCAAGTGGTATGTGCATACTTTCTACTGTGATCTGGGTTTGTATTTAGGAAGTGTTGAGGTTTTCCGCCGTTATTAATTTCTATGATAAACGGTATGTCACGTTTCTCTCCACCATAGTATACTGAAATTTCAGTAACACCGGAAACATTTTCTAGATCTATATTAAAAatccattctccattatacCGAACGCTTTTTAGAGTAAAGGTACCATTTTCCCCCTTATGAATGTGCTTATCATAGCCTCCTACAGGATCATTTTCCACCTTACTGGTAGCAATACCAAGGTTATGTAGTTTTTTCTTACATCTACATTCTGAACTACCACATAATTTATCCAGCTCTAACCGGAGCCATCTattattcatcctccatgttcataGAGAGTATtgtctttcaaaactctgagatccatgagagtctcaatgcgaccaaagggagcacatTCTCTTAACTACTccctactcatccatacattcatcctccttcacaactagctcaccggGTGATCACTATGGAGTATGGTACTATCCCGTGGACTACATCAGTCCATGAGAGAGTCTCTAGCGGAGCAGACATACTCTACTGTATAGGCTCCTTCCAGTCGCCATGGTCGTTATACTCCATAAGAGCCTCttaaagagtctactggatGACTGACTGACTGACagactccaaaacccataacgtgaagtaggccaagaatctctatccttatcagacaAGTATTGATCAACACTAcgagcataactctttatcattggagaTGTCGTCAACCAGAATGGTATAAAAGAGAGGGCCATAAACGGAGCCATCTTGTTAAAGAGAGAATGATCATTCTTCAAATACCTACCATCAATTCCCTTATTACCACTTCTCTGGTCCATGATACCACCCCTTCCCACTGCCAGGAAAATGTCATTGATAAAACTAACAGAAAGCATAATGAGAAATGCAAACCAAGTGTGACTTCTAATGTAACAACAGATTCTCCAGCCAGGATAGTGaatgttaaagatgattaATAGAAATGATAGTAGATAGGGTACATAAAAAAGCCAAGTAAGGTACCATTTGTCTTCACCTTCCCAAGGTCTGTTGGCAAAAGCAGGGCTCTTATACTCAAAAAATATGAGATTCAAAATCTGAACAATTGCTGCCAAAAACATACTGAGGATGTCAAATATACGAGCATGTTTAGCAGAAACCAAAGTCTTTGGAACCAAATGAGGATAAATTGAACCCATAGCTCCAACTGCTAAACCATGCATAATAAGTGGCATACAAGTCGGAGATGGATACCAAGTACAAGGATCCCATAAGATCTTCCGGTAGTCATAGTTTTTATGATCAGATTGGAGATTCTGAAGATCGGCAGTAGCAACACTAGAGAAGTTCTTACTGGTAAGTTGGTGCGGTTTACACTTAAGTTGTTCAAGCAGGTTACCTAGTCCTTGATCAGTACCACTTTCAGGTTCTATTTTACTGCGTctatctccattcttgtatctGTACCAACAGTTATCATGAGAATTGGAGACGTGACCAAGACTCTTGCAGTAGGTGACATTTCCCTTGCAGTAATAACCATAAGAGTTGTCAGATCTTACGCAAATTAGGAGGGGATTTTCCGTACTACAAGCACCCTCATAGTATACCGCAACTTCATCCACTGGCCCATTTATGCATGGGTGTAGTATTAGTGGAGTATTACCATGTTTTACTTCCTTTACTGTGAATCGTATATTTTCACTCCACCAACTACTGTTCTCATGGGTGTACTTGAAGAAGTTAGATTGTTCAGGAGTTCTTGTGACAGTAATGGTCCTACCACCTCCGATAGTACTTCCTTGATATGTATGAGGGCCTCCATTTTTTGCCTTTTTGTTTTCTGAGAGcttaatggttactccttcatcttctgcTTCAAGCAACCCAGAATAGGCTATGGTCCATAGTAGTGTTGTTATACACGAATTGATAACACCCAACCGTATCTGGTTCTCAACTACCATATACCCTATATTAACCAGACCTTTCTTACGAGCCCACATGTGAATCCACATCTggtagaagaagatgatgacaGGTAATACAGGAATATTCATGAGGTACCAAAGTGCCCTGTCCACATCTATAAATCCAATACCTGCACCTATGATACAAGTAAAAAAGTGTTGAAATAGCAAAGAATAGTAGAACCATTGAATGTCTCCCTTTTCTCCACCCGATGTAAAAGCTCTGACTATCTGTGCATGCCCAAAGAGGAGGATCCATTGGATGACACAACTCAAGTAACCTCtaaaatcttcttccttctcctCAGGTATGAATTTATATAACCCCAACAACACCCCAAAAGTACCCATGAGAATAGTTGCCGAGATCTCTATGAAGATGAGTGAGGTAATCATCCTGGAAACATACTCACTGGAACAACGCTTCTCTAGAAGGAACCTGTCAAGCAAGTAGTCAGAGTTAGTAGCTGCCAGTAGCATAGGCTGAAGGTGACCCAGTCCAGCAAAGAACAAAGCCGCTTTCTTGAGCCAATCTTTGCATTTGGCAGATACACCCATAGTATACCAttttatactacattataCTACACTCAGTATTCCATCCGGATCCATGatatactacattatcCTTGGTCATAAATTAAAGAGATCccttcattctctactcGAGACTTTAATGCTCCAGTATTCAccatttcaagatgcatgcTGTCGAGTAGCTCTCATATCCTCAAGATTTCATAGACGGAGTGTAGAGTTGCTGGAATGAGTGGGTGATACTTCCTCTGGTTACTAAAGAAGCCAACGAGTGTTCATACTAAACAGTTGTGGAATAGAGTAGACAGTTATCTAAGCATGGCAAACTCATTCCTTTGCCAAGCCTCGTGAATGCAGAAgttcctctattcacttCGCCCATAGAATCTTtatcactcttctttaagctcccgcTGGTCGCCCATTCGCTACcctcattccatagtgatctactacctagtctttgacgtcggtaggtcacctgttctcactccagtaatgatCTTAATCCTACTGATAAGAAGAGCTCCTCATCCTCCCTATGGTCGAatagtcgctcaggctcctcctagctccgCTAGTAGTTCGCATTCATTCCGCTACGCTCCATTCACATTTAACTTACCGTTGCAACCAAGAGTCCGCTGGATCCGAGTATAAAGGCTGATCTGATAGCTTTGGTCAGTATGAGACTGGCTCCAGCGCCTACTCCTACGCCTCCTAGGAACGAGGGGAGGTCAAACTCGTTTGAGCCCTTTGGGAAGCCGAAAAAGCGTCCCAGCATATCCTCGATCTCTGGCGTCGTCATCTTTCGCGAATCTGGGCCGCTAGACAAAATTATTCACTATAAATACAGGGTTAAAactaaaaatataaagtacaagaaaAAATAAGTGGCTGGAGGCGCGGTCCGCTCCTCGACTGGGGTTCGAGTACGCGCTAGCAAGACGCCTAGAAACCGGTGACTGACATGTGACCAAAGTCTAAATCCAGGGTATCAAACTCGGAAACCATCTCATTTAGCGTCTTTTTCGTTCCTTCGTCCTTTTCGCGTTCGGAAGTTGGTGCGTGTacttcttcttcttcctcatcctcttcGTGCTCTGCCCAGACAGCTGGAGCATTTCTTCCAGTGGAAGACCTGCTCGGTTCGTCCTTGACAAGGGTCCTAGCGGTGCTTGAAGAAGCTTCGCTGGTACTAAACAGGTCGATCTGGAGCAGGTCGTCAAAGTAGTTCTTCTTCTTGGTGTCCACTTGGCTGCTTGATTTCGCGCCAAATGAACTGCTCTTGGTATCCCCAAAGTCGAAATCTGCAAACAGATCCCTGCTACTGTCCTCGTTAAACTTTTCGATAGCGTCACCAAAGCCATCGTCAGCCTCCGACTCCTCGGAATCCAAATTCAATAAATCACCTGCCTTGTCTGAACCATCTTCAAACGCAAGATCCTTGTCAAAGTTATTTCCCTCGTCGTAAATCGTTCCCCTAAATGGGTCATTATCAAAGCCCTGAGCACTGGTACTGCCCGCAGTATAACCTTGAGGAGTGCTACCACCTACTGTATAGGCAGCGACCTTGAGGTGCGTACCGATTGCGTCATTCAATGTAAGCATTTTATCCAATAAGCGAGCTTCGGTATCTGAGTTGGAACGAGCGCACTCCTCAGTCAAAATGCTAATACTGTCCACGATCTTATTCTTTGTTGCGCGGAGATAAGTGATGCAACGATCGAATTCTGGACCTGGTTTTAGGTTATCGATGTTGCTAACaattttcaagagtttgTCAAGTTCATCCGGTGAAAGCGGGAGTGTAGTTCCACCAGTCGTAACGTAAGGACGAGGAACCTGGATTGATGTATTTATGCGCGACTTGTCCGCAGGGTCAATGGCAGGAAAACGAACGCCCCGTTCCCTTAAATCTTTATAACCTTCGAAAAATACCGGGAATACACCCTGGTCCAACAAGAATgtttctgtaaatttgtatattaaTGCAAAGGTAAAGAAATGTGAATGAAATGAGTAAAAGGGAATTTCAATACCgagtttccatccagtGAATAGTTGTGTTACCgaatggaggatgagtatAATGGTCCATAAAGATAGCACTAATCTTTCCAGTTCTACATCCATAGTATTACTCCATTAGATCAACTAGTCAGTACCCAAGCTAGTATCAAActagtatctccatagactcctaaatctgtctaacccaaggatctctGTAGACTTCCCAAGAGACTCATCATATTAAGCGTACCAGAGGGTCAAAGAAGTAATTGTACCAGAAGTACCATCCTGCATAACCTGTACCTCCTACAGCTCCTCCACCTCCCAGAACTGAAGCAGACCCATACCCAACCTTGGCCAAAGTAGAAGTAGGTTTTTTAGGAGCAGCAGGAGCAGGAGAAGATCCTCCAGGAGATTGTTTAGGAGTAGGTTGAGAAGGATTAGGAATAGAAGTAGGAGCAGTAACTTTGGCAGCAAGAGTAGTTTGAGATTCAGGAGCTTCAGGTTTAGCAGAGGGCAATCCGGTGACAGTTTTGATAGCACTACTAACTATACCAACAGCCTTTTCTGTTACGTCAAAAATCTTTTTACTCTGTTTCCCCAACTCTCCAACCACAACGGATCCCGCTTCTCCAATGGTTGCTAAGTCTTTAGAGAGCTGATTACTATGATTAGCCTTGAAATATTCAGTCTTAAAAGCTTTAGAATCTATGACATCCTTTGTCACTTTAACAACTTGTGGAAGTGCTTTTTCTACAAATTCCTCTAGGACTGAAGATGTTATGGCACCAAGCGCGCTAGCTCCATATGTTCCGATATTTTTCACAGGTTCTGTCATTTCATCATCAGAATCC
This region of Theileria equi strain WA chromosome 1, complete sequence genomic DNA includes:
- a CDS encoding hypothetical protein (encoded by transcript BEWA_027240A): MMDKEAIFEALPFNSDGVAMVKRGRRGAKGPDGRGEQETAKEESGAPNATKVESGQDQEAAPIEDGYQLICESEKGPGYCERDNEEGEKISSRSTIYDDMLKIYVDRSRSITYEENPSRDPMVWFSLFILASNPLVAIYLLYHFNNWQPWAGRSAFSDGSVITTVSSVISGAKSDAAAEGLSLSTKFPLKGLATSWLALSGGASAVAAPASIVRIASSFARLVQEYAFFEVFGEIGFALFSLVLIILCRLPCSDKKYRIQSVLPCIAMLYMVIYKILALYVLTTGIRLLLFYLFIVALPELPIPQFATQILAISIGGDDAKMFRELYKMDMEGHFWLMVFCAENIYITVTDTIELFYTLSRMASRGTRRLVAKLKRQQESLYYTLAPGDATEYTGACSSCSYLLMENPAESDPHEKYIHSMYNDRTDVGTYLKNIDIKEYSRGLENFSAKILKQGQE
- a CDS encoding hypothetical protein (encoded by transcript BEWA_027250A); the encoded protein is MIYSLVFDVGTLIDSVDQESMSKYVLTLPGPDNSMFVRISNRYRRRLGGFTSKIREFIRKPGRRSYERVEKRYIDLEILAQAAHEYIKVELFIPREDDPGEGTSSQAEGTVLGSRIWEDGGTGPRFLSTLYSIKTEMLPYFSIGVIKYGGYILEDDTENLLEKDVLWEGRAGAPRITVTALYSDGIETKTIHWFKYGTWYSYRERVSQCKVMR
- a CDS encoding hypothetical protein (encoded by transcript BEWA_027260A), with the translated sequence MNNRWLRLELDKLCGSSECRCKKKLHNLGIATSKVENDPVGGYDKHIHKGENGTFTLKSVRYNGEWIFNIDLENVSGVTEISVYYGGEKRDIPFIIEINNGGKPQHFLNTNPDHSRKYAHTTWEKDKSFFDPSQLSDKLDELSCLSTGSISLDIYRRKLRSYCISSKVGFEGTFFTDETDFYEFKQFTNGQPFRVPYLRYNGKDLPIQMPREDIKEVSTFYWKHNFGKPLIVKVNKQSGETEYHFKDGRSGWTKKRVQDLNSTVLESNCLRNKATTINLSRNNGKYCCTENCKYKRINVITQRNTYPGFIGYEHKAVNDPFTIGKIVNNYGTMQKGIKYPIENVLEVTVYYQTTCPKEPLCMYIKYKVDKDYSEDMWYGRITQNGWSPITSDLGNEDEINKVFRDKFKTVSRVLTTSCRIEDLPEDTTVLFPKDMRDKPLDSPENTLNKLVNEANENDIGFFKPKGPEDDERKPIGQGSQIPNRLYQLRKTPKPIPLTPNKIIPMVNKVVEEVKQEIEAQKIQDTREVSESVVKTAASYARYGSGLVTIAGMHTVKTVIGLAEDTLKLAANILATATVNSVVGSPGEQAGLTGSRTVPGKGDVGTEGVSKTDKEAKVYGRTLLTASEPEDAQSRILKVSDRDVQETEKDVSASSGPPVVPGLLAGGLSSTIFRGALVKEGGRRTMRTVAVPIRRSVSPRTPSAVETPGFTNANSTRGDLGEQYSDPTAPSFSSDITNNQDNSHQDGPEVGFASGLTGNESADSATSPDPLLPADTTSTNGASKETPLPNPAPNCNTSPFTEILAGSSVLAGYAFSGTIAGAAATFFGGWRLYKHTYLSTIDTD
- a CDS encoding hypothetical protein (encoded by transcript BEWA_027270A), which gives rise to MGVSAKCKDWLKKAALFFAGLGHLQPMLLAATNSDYLLDRFLLEKRCSSEYVSRMITSLIFIEISATILMGTFGVLLGLYKFIPEEKEEDFRGYLSCVIQWILLFGHAQIVRAFTSGGEKGDIQWFYYSLLFQHFFTCIIGAGIGFIDVDRALWYLMNIPVLPVIIFFYQMWIHMWARKKGLVNIGYMVVENQIRLGVINSCITTLLWTIAYSGLLEAEDEGVTIKLSENKKAKNGGPHTYQGSTIGGGRTITVTRTPEQSNFFKYTHENSSWWSENIRFTVKEVKHGNTPLILHPCINGPVDEVAVYYEGACSTENPLLICVRSDNSYGYYCKGNVTYCKSLGHVSNSHDNCWYRYKNGDRRSKIEPESGTDQGLGNLLEQLKCKPHQLTSKNFSSVATADLQNLQSDHKNYDYRKILWDPCTWYPSPTCMPLIMHGLAVGAMGSIYPHLVPKTLVSAKHARIFDILSMFLAAIVQILNLIFFEYKSPAFANRPWEGEDKWYLTWLFYVPYLLSFLLIIFNIHYPGWRICCYIRSHTWFAFLIMLSVSFINDIFLAVGRGGIMDQRSGNKGIDGRYLKNDHSLFNKMAPFMALSFIPFWLTTSPMIKSYARSVDQYLSDKDRDSWPTSRYGFWSLSVSQSSSRLFKRLLWSITTMATGRSLYSRVCLLR